The nucleotide sequence TTGACCCTTTGGATAGCTAAATTTTCATCTCGCAAAGCAACATATAATAAAGTCACTTCAAAGCCATTTTTGTGAGCTTTGTCAATCAAATTGAGTTGAGCTTTGCCTCTACCTGCCAGTGTTGTTTCTACGTGAATACTTTGCTGGTGATCTAAAGCATAGTGTAGTTGTTTGATTTCTTCTTTCATGGCTTTTAAGTTGTCACTATCTTTATGCCAATCGCCACCCATTTGTCTTAAAAGTTCATCAGCGTTAATCCGTTTTGTTTTGTCAAACAAGATGGGAAATGTATCGTATAGCGTACTTTTTCCTGCTCCGTTAATACCAGCAACAATTATATATTGGGGTTTATCTATCAACGGACAAAGTCCTTTCGCTTAATAACCTCATCTTGCCTTTTATCTAAAAAGTAGGTATATAAAGCGTCATATACTTTGCGCTTTTCTGGATCTGGCTCATGTAATGACTTATCAAGTAAATCTTTTAAATCAGTTTCTTTGGCAATTTCAAAAAAGTCATTAATTGTGATTGTATCTTTCATGTTCATCACACTTCCCAGTTATTAATTTATTTAATCTGATAAGCCATTAGTCCTCATCTGGATCATTGAGCCAATCAGCGACTTCTTTAGCGTCTTTGAACTCTGTTACTGGTGTCTCTTTGGTAGCCTTTAAAAGGCTTAAATTAGCTCTTTCGGCTTCGCTCAGGGCTGGTTTAAACGGTAATGCTGCGTCAGCTACGATCCGCTTATAAAACATATTGATCGCGGTAGTTGGGTTTAGACCTAACTGGCTTAAAACGGCTTCGGTATTATCTGCCAATTCTTTGTCAATCTGGACTTGTACGCGTTTCTTTTCCTTAACTGCCATGATTTTCTCGCCCCCCTTTATTACTACTCACATTATACTAATCTTTGAGTACCATCTCAATTAGTCTGCTTCTTTAAAAGTTGTGAATTTAAGTTTGCTGTCCTTTCCGCAATGGCACTTATACAACGTTCCTAAAGTGCCCGTAAGCGCATTTTAAAACTCGTTTAATATAATTATGCTCTATCTGTTTAAAACAGCTTAAATGGCCTTATATAGCTTTTTAGTTTTAAGCACGCTCATCGTTAGGGTGTTTGGCCGCATATTCTCTAGCCGCTTGTTTATTCCACCAAACGCCAAATAGGTTTTGCATGGTGCCGTACAAGTAGTTTTCCACGTTCTTGATGTGCTTCTCATTGCTTCTAAGGGCGTTAAAGTAGCGTCTCAAGGCTTTAGTCATCAAAGGCTTCAGTTCCTCATCATCAAGTGGAATTATGACGCCAATGTCCTGATGATCCTTTTCAACTCGATATTTAGCATTCAAGATGATACCAATAAACCGGCGCATTTGTTGCGGGGTACGGCACCAAAAACTAAGTAGTTGCACAGCTTCGGGTTCTAAGAAAACCGGTAAGCCACTGTCTTCATCAGTTAAGAAGTCATTAGCATGGGTCACCAAATCTCGGTTTTGGGTTTCTAGTTCTGCTGGTGAAAAATGGGCTGTGGAAAAGTCCAACTTTTGAGTATCTATATTGTATCTATTAGTATCTAAATTATTAGTATAGTCTAGATCTTGTCTCTTTTTGAGAAGTCCGCTTGTACCAAGGGATTCAGACGTATCAGAAACGGTATCATGCGGGTTTCTCTTTTTGAGAAGTCCGCTTGTACCAAGGGGTTCAACGGTATCATGCGGGTTTCTCTTTTTGAGAAGTCCGCTTGTACCAAGGGGTTCAGGCGATTTTAATGGCTCTCGCTTAATATAAACGTCTTTTGCTGTTACTTCCAAATCTGCCAAATATAATCTATTTGGTTCGTTTTTGCCTGATCTTGGATTAAACCC is from Companilactobacillus alimentarius DSM 20249 and encodes:
- a CDS encoding zeta toxin family protein — its product is MIDKPQYIIVAGINGAGKSTLYDTFPILFDKTKRINADELLRQMGGDWHKDSDNLKAMKEEIKQLHYALDHQQSIHVETTLAGRGKAQLNLIDKAHKNGFEVTLLYVALRDENLAIQRVNERVQKGGHGVPVATIKKRYQQSKHNLPLVAFKSDKVMIYDNSEKFTSVYAREKGQVFKNDLRHFPWINQNITYPEKVQKQLQNFADQNPEVKPKNDPENKNDRPSY
- a CDS encoding type II toxin-antitoxin system RelB/DinJ family antitoxin yields the protein MAVKEKKRVQVQIDKELADNTEAVLSQLGLNPTTAINMFYKRIVADAALPFKPALSEAERANLSLLKATKETPVTEFKDAKEVADWLNDPDED
- a CDS encoding replication initiator protein A, whose amino-acid sequence is MDQSNFNFTNAKRAYEVKFYALPQILLQGEKYKDLSDSAILLYSVLRDRLSYSLSNNWVDENNNVYFIYTNNELKDLRNWSNNKINKIKHELMDANLLYQKHMGFNPRSGKNEPNRLYLADLEVTAKDVYIKREPLKSPEPLGTSGLLKKRNPHDTVEPLGTSGLLKKRNPHDTVSDTSESLGTSGLLKKRQDLDYTNNLDTNRYNIDTQKLDFSTAHFSPAELETQNRDLVTHANDFLTDEDSGLPVFLEPEAVQLLSFWCRTPQQMRRFIGIILNAKYRVEKDHQDIGVIIPLDDEELKPLMTKALRRYFNALRSNEKHIKNVENYLYGTMQNLFGVWWNKQAAREYAAKHPNDERA